TGCGCGGTGAAAGCCAGCAATAGTCCACGATACTGTACTGCATGTAGCCAAGAAAAAAGCCAAAAGCCACGTCGGTGACATTGTGCCGCCCCAGCATGACCCTGGAGAGACCCAAGATGAAGGCCCAGAGTACCACCAGCACCCTCAGTGGGATGGCCAGCACCAGGTGGTTCAGGATGAAGCGCGACACAAGGGCGGCTCTGGTGGTATGGCCTGAAGGGAAGGAGTACTTGTCCACCGAAATAGTGAAAAACATGTCCATCTGGTTGTGGGCTGGGCGGCGCCTGCGGACCAGCCCCTTGATGAGGGACACCAGTAGCAGGTCCAACAGCAGGGCGAAGAGCAGGTTCATCAGCACCTCGCGCCCGGCCCAGCTGTCGCTCCTGGACAGGCAGTAGAGGGTGCCGAGCAGCCAGGGGATGCCGTGTCCCGAGATCTCCAGCAATTTCATAAGGGGCCTCATGCTGCCCCAGGACGAGCTCTCCCCCGCGCACACCCCCAGCTTCTTGGACAGCCACAGGTCGATGGCCAGTAGGGAGCGCAGGGCGATGCCCAGGAAGGACGGGTTCAGATCTATGCGGTCCTCCTCGGGTAGCTGGGGCGGGAGCGCCTGAGAGGAGCCCGCCCCAGCCAAGGGGAACGAACCGCGGCGGTGCACTGGGCTCTCAGACGCGCGGAGACGGGCGCTGGTGGGGTCGGCGCCCGGCATGCGGCTGCTGAGCAGAGACTGGAACTCGAACCTGCTGCCGCCGCCATGGGCCGGACTGCCGCTGCTGCTGGGGTCGCAGGTGCCCAGCGGGCGTCCCTCGGCGTTCCTTCGTGGGCTCTGCATCGCGGCGAGCGGCCCGGACCACAGTACCTGGCCGGCCTAAGAAGAAGATTCCCAGCCTTGCAGCCTCTTCCGCTTCCGCACTGCCATCCTGGAGGGGCGGGGAGAGGAGCCAGGGAGAGAACGATTGTGACACCTGGCGGAGATGTGGGAGGAAAGTGGATTTTCCAGTTTGcgcaaggggaggggaggggagggtggtgtTATGAGAGAAGGTGAgagttggtggtggtggggaggtggggaggatttGACGTGGGAGGTTAGGGAAAATAGAGCCtttacagaacaaaacaaaacaaatccattttctctctattttttttttaaagatttcttgccCAGGGGTGTTCCTTCCTGACAAGCATGATGTGTTCCTTGGAGTTTACCTCCTGAATCAGTACCTGGAGACAGACTGCTTTCCTTCTATGTTCCCTATTATGGTTCAGCGAAGCATGAGGTTTGAAAAGGTGATCTTGACTTTCTCCTTGCTAAATAGAGAAATTCAAATTCTGTTGTTTGAAGATCATTTACTGGTTTTTATAAAGAACACAGCTTTTATAAagttatttgtaaattttgttttaaaaaattacatgaagGCACCTCAGCACAGTGCAGAACCATAGTTGGAGGACTTGTTTTGAATCCCAGATCTGAGCCAAGTTCTGTCAAACTAGTGCTAAGTACCCTGGTGGTTGTTTTCTATTCTTGGAACTCCCATGGCATTTTCTAACTGGAGCAGAgagcattttctgaatgtttttggAGATGTTAGAGGCAACTGAGACAAATTTCTTATAGAGATTATCAGTAAACTAACAGACctcaaaaacaaactttttaggCCCAGAAAAATACCCTAAACTAACCAAATTAGTTAAACCCTGTATCTGAAATCCTGTAACAAAACAAGAAGGTTCTTTACATTTTCTGAGTCTCCTTAGGTCATATCTGGTTTATTTAGCTACAGTGATAAAGACTAGATTCCATTCCAATGAAtgtcaaatatataaatagccaAATGTTACTAACCCTCTTCCCACTTTCatgaaatattaattttgttaCCATCCAATCACTGACAATCTCTTAAGGTTTTTCTTTGGAATTTAGAGATTGAATCAGTTTTAACCTTGATAAGTCTATGATTTTGTCCCAAACAGTATCACTGAGGTGCTTCTTTGGGGAAGGGTATGAATGTGGGAAGGTTCCAGGATAGGGCCTATCACTTTAAAAGGTCTGGTTGGTGGTGCCCAGAAAATGACATGTATGTTTCAAACTGAGAGTAGGAAAGGAGGGAGTTccttgacagtccagtggttaggtttCTATTGCTggaggcccaagttcaatccctaatcggggaactaagatcctccaagttgtgtggcacagccagaaaaacaacaacaacaacagagatgactattgatgtttttgaaaggTCTAGGGCTGtgtgtaatatttttataaatcacaGTCTGTTAATTTAAATAGAGTCTTCCTAACTGGCTGGGTAAGAAAGGAATAAATGGATATTATCTTAGAATATACAGTCAGTATACAAAGGAATCTACTGCCATTTTGATATTGGTCATGGTAAAAAGTGGGTGGAGaaaattcagtgtattttttcctccaagaatTTCCTTATTAGTTTTATCAACTTTAAATGTGCTTATttagaagactttaaaaatatttttataagaaactcGAGAATGTAAAATTGTAAAAGCTGTAAATCAATCTATAAATGACCTTGGAGGTCATCCAGTCCCACCTCCCTGACTTGCAAAAGAGGAGAATGAGTCTCAGAGTCACTGTAGATGCCATTACTGATGTCACAAAACTGTGTATTTGAGATTACTAGTAAAAAACATTATGcaccatttttcattttataaagtgCAATTACATAagatgcttaattttttaaaaaactttttattttatattgggatatatccaattaacaatactgtgatagttttaggtgaacagtgaagggactcaggccatgtacatgtatccatatTCCCCCAAACtgtcctcccatccaggctgcctcaacattgagaaaagttccatgtgctatacagtaggttatccttgttggttatccgtaaatgctttattttaaattttgaaaaattgccCTCTTGTGTGAGCTCTTTGGGTTcatattcagattttctactAGTTTTCCAGCTTTCTTGTATCTGTTCTGTTCTTTAGCTGCAAATACTTGGCAGTGAGTAATGAAAACATTGGACCTTCTGAGTAATTCAGAATTCAGTGTTCTAAAGCAGCCAGGTAAATAAGAAATTATTCATAAAGAATGTAAGAGCCATTGTGTTTAAGCAGCTCATGTTGATCATTTATTTCCCATAATCATCCTTGAATAATTCTTAGACATGAAGAGAAAGGATGAAATATTACTGAAACAGTTTTGGAAAAAATCACAGCTCACCCACATTTACTTGTTATATCCAAGTCAGTGAGACAAAAATGGATTACAGGGGACAGCTTCTACTTTTGTCATTAAAGCAGACCTGGTTTTGGGTTAAGAGTAGATTTTAATCATGCTTAAGGCTAAGCACCATTTAAATCAGAAATTTGATACCTGAAATCAAAGTCtactgaaaacttttttttaaaacaagattctAAAGTTCAGAAAGAGGGGCATGGTATGCTTTTATTTCAGTCCTAGGCCCTTTTATATGAAGGACAGAATGAACACATTTGGCTATGTCTAGACAGgtatctggtcccctcacttcatgggaaatagatggggaaatagtggaaacagtgtcagattttatttttgggggctcaaaaatcactgcagatggtgattgcagccatgaaattaaaagatgcttactccttggaaggaaagttatgaccaacctagataacatattcaaagcagagactactttgccaacaaaggtccatctagtcaaggctatggtttttccagtagtcacgtatggatgtgagagttggactgtgaagaaggctgagtgccgaagaattgatgcttttgaacggtggtgttggagaagactcttgagagtcccttggactgcaaggagatccaaccagtccattctaaaggagatcagtcctgggatttctttggaaggaatgatgctaaagctgaaactccagtactttggccacctgatgcaaagagctaactcattggaaaaaactctgatgctgggagggattgggggcaggaggaaaaggggacgacagaggatgagatggctggatagaatcactgactcaatggcctgagtttgagtgtactccaggagttggtgatggacagggaggcctggcgtgctgcaattcatggggccgcaaagagtcagacacgactgagcgactgaactgaactgaactgagacaggtATCACAGTGTTTTTCTTGTGGTTCATGATATACCTAAAACTCATGAGGCTCTCtctcttttgttatttttggattctgtgggagtcTAGCTATGAGTATTTAGCTTTTGTTTTGTGTTACACATAGAATTTTTATGTATGTTCCTTTTTAGCACAACCAGTTGTTTGGGAAGAGAAGTCATTCATTCAGTTAACATATAGTGAATATCTGTTGTATTCAGGATGTTTTTCTAGATACTCAAACAAGACTGTTTGAGGTTGATATCAGATGTGCTTTTAGGAACAGACTGTGGGGCCAGGTCGAGTGCATGACATTTTGAACATGTGGTAGTTTCAGCCAACTCAAATTTTCCTTGTTGTTTGTATTGTGTTAATTCTTATTCATTTCCTCTGTAGTCACTTGTTGAACTTTTAACCACATAGCTGTTAAAGGCACTCCTTTTGAATCCTAAAGTGTCATATGGCTGGATTTGATATGTGTtaataattttgaagaaaatgatctaaattttatataagtatatattaataaaacttgGAAGatttatttcccccatttttttcccctataggtATTTGAAAATGCAATAGATCCTGGAGCTGTAGCAGACATTTTAGAAAGTAGGTACTCCCCTCTACACCCCCTGCCCCAAAAGAGAGTGAGAgactattgtgtatatgtaattcATAGATATAAAATTCTGTTGTATTCTAAGTTGTGATACTTCCATATTTAACCCATATTTATGTTCATGATAGTCTGTAAAATTTGAATCATGTTAATTGAATTGCAAACCATTTTCTAGATATAGATGGGATTTACTAGATGGTatgattctgttttttattttattgcaattaaatgatttttatatctTAACATAGTTAtgtaaccatcaccataatcaattttacattttcatcaccACAAAAAGAAGCTATATTACCCATTCTTCCTCATCCCTTCCAGCCCTAGACAACTACTAACTAAACTATATGCCTCTatagatttgcttattctggatatatttcatataaatggaattatataatatatggtCATTTGTAACTGGCTTCTTTAACTTAGTATAACATTTCTAAGATCCTTCCTGCTACAACATGTGTCAATATTTGACTTCTTTTTATATCTTcatggatcagggatcaaacatgtgtctcctgcattggcaggtggattctttaccactgtgccaccagggaagcactaacTCAAAGATCTTTggttttttctaagagttttatcattttagctgttacatttaggtctatagtACATATTGAGTTGATTTTTATAAATGGcaagttctttggaaggaatgatgctaaggctgaaactccagtactttggccacctcatgcaaagagttgactcattggaaaagactctgatgctgggagggattggaggcaggaggagagggggacaacagaggatgagatggctggatggcatcactgactcgatggatgtgggtctgggtgaactccgggagttggtgatggacagggaggcctggtgtgctgcaattcatggggtcccaaagagtaggacacaactgagcgactgaactgaactgaagggtccaacttcagtctctcccatctgGATAGCCAGTTGTCTTCACACCATTATTACCAAGagtattttttccccattgaatAGTCTTAACACTCTTGTTGAAAATCAACTGACTATAAGTGTGAGGGTTTTTTTGGAGGGTCtcaattctatttcattgattgatGTATCTGTCATTATGCTGGTGCCACACTATTTTGTTTATTATAGCTTTATGGttagttttaaaatcaggaagttctttttcaagattgtttttccTATTTGGGTTCCCTTAGTTTGCCATATGAACtttaggatcagcttgtcagTTTGCAAAGAAGCCAACTGGAAAGTTGATAGGCATTGATAGACTGCATTGAACCTGTAGATCATCTTGGAGAATATTggcatcttaacaatattaagtcttccaattcatGGCATGGCTTGTGGTGATAATTAATTgaatataaggaatttagaaactGAGATAGATGAAGTGCAACACATTACCTTTGGGGTGATggttgaaaagaatataatcctCCCTCCTGTTTGGAAAACTTAAAATTATGGGCTGTCTtggcttttaattttcttggcatttaaaattttgttcttacatattcatgtttttcttaagtCTACAAAGGAAGAATTTTACTTTTATGGTAtgtattttttagcttttttttttgtttttttagcttttttgagATGTAACTGATAtacaacattgtgtaagtttaaggtgtacaacatgtgGATTTGATACTCAGGtattttgcaaaatgattactACAGTAGTGTTAGGTTATACCTCTATCACATCacataattaccttttttttttgtggtgagaacatttaagatctactcttagtaactttcaggtatataatacagtattattaactgtaatCACCATTATTGtctatattaaaatgttttcacttcTAATATTTTGTGGGaattatttttactgatttttattgttatatcatttgtattttaaattacttttaatatttgaattttattcttatCCTTATAGACCTTATCCTTATAAAACatatccttgttgttcagttgccaagtcgtgtctgactctttgcaactcaatggaccagagcaagccaggcctccctgtccgtcactggagtttgtccaagttcatgttcattgaattggtgatgccatccaaccatctcatcctctgttgccctcttctccttctgccttaaatctttccagcatcagggtcttttccaatgagtcagctgttggcatcaggtggccaaagtattggagcttcagcatcagtccttccaaagagcatttagggttgatttcctttaggattgactggtttgatctccttgcagtccaagggactctcaagagtcttctccagcaccacaatttgaaagcatcaattctttggcactctgccttctttatggtctgcctctcacatctgtacatgactgctggaaagaccataactttgactgtatggacctttgttggaaaaatgatgtctttgttttttaatatactatctaggtttgtcatagttttcctttcaaGAACCAAGCGTCTtccaatttcatggctatagtcaccatctgcagtgattttgggcccaagaaaaggaaatctctcactgcttccaccttttcccgttctatttgccatgaagcaataggactggatgccatggtcttagtttttttaatattgaattttaaggcaGCCTTTTCatactcctctttcaccctcatcaagaggctctttagttcctcttcagtttctgccattagaagtggtatcatctgcatatctgaggttgttgatatttctctcggcagtcttgattccagcttgtaactcatccagcctggcattttgagtgatgtgctctgcatataagttaaataaacagggtgacaataataaacagccttttcatactcctttctcaattttgaaccagtcagttgtttcgtataaggttctaactgttgcttcttgacctgcatacaggtttctgaggagacagtaagatggtctggtattcccatctcttcaagagttttccacagtttgttatggttcacacagtcacaggctttagcgtagtcaatgaaacagcagtagttgtttttctggaattcccttgctttctctatgatccagtgaatgttggcaatttaaacttttgttcctct
This is a stretch of genomic DNA from Bos javanicus breed banteng chromosome 8, ARS-OSU_banteng_1.0, whole genome shotgun sequence. It encodes these proteins:
- the PLPP6 gene encoding polyisoprenoid diphosphate/phosphate phosphohydrolase PLPP6 gives rise to the protein MQSPRRNAEGRPLGTCDPSSSGSPAHGGGSRFEFQSLLSSRMPGADPTSARLRASESPVHRRGSFPLAGAGSSQALPPQLPEEDRIDLNPSFLGIALRSLLAIDLWLSKKLGVCAGESSSWGSMRPLMKLLEISGHGIPWLLGTLYCLSRSDSWAGREVLMNLLFALLLDLLLVSLIKGLVRRRRPAHNQMDMFFTISVDKYSFPSGHTTRAALVSRFILNHLVLAIPLRVLVVLWAFILGLSRVMLGRHNVTDVAFGFFLGYMQYSIVDYCWLSPRTAPVLFVLWNQP